CTTCTTTGCGGCTGTCTGGCTCAGCTTACCCGTTCTGTTACTGGGGCTGCGCCGCCAAATCATGGAATCACACACAACACTGATACGACTTGAAGGACGGATTGCCCGCCTTGAGCAGCAGATACTACACCATCAGGCTTCAGCCAACCAGTCGGCAGAGAGCATTGATACGGTATCCGGAGGAATTGATGGGACTGTTGAACGGTAAAAAAGCGCTTATTCTGGGCGTTGCAAACGAAAAGAGTATTGCCTGGGCCATGGCCAAGCTGTTTCAGGCCGAAGGTGCGGAACTGATGCTGACCTACGCCGGTGAGGCGATTGAGAAGCGGGTCCGTCCACTGGCTGAATCAATCGGCGCCATTGTTGCCCCCTGCAACGTTACCAGCGACGAAGAGATAGCCGCCCTGATGGAGCTGGCGCAGCAGCGCTGGGGCGGGATCGATATCCTGATCCATTCGGTGGCCTTTGCCGACAAGGAAGAACTGAAAGGCACCATCCTCTCCACCACCCGCGCCGGATTTGCCACCGCCCTGGATATCAGCGCCTACTCGCTGATCGGACTTTTAAAGGCTGCCCAGCCGCTGATGACCGGACGCAATGCCTGTGCCCTGGCCATGAGCTATTACGGCGCTGAAAAGGTATTCCCCAACTACAATGTGATGGGGGTTGCCAAGGCCGCCCTGGAAGCCTCGGTGCGTTACCTTTCCGCCGGCATGGGAGAGGACAACATCCGGGTCAATGCCATCTCGGCCGGTCCGATCAAAACCCTGGCCGCAGCCGGTGTCAACGGTTTCAATCAGATCCTCAACACCGTCGAAGAGCGCGCTCCGCTACACCGCAACATCACCCAGGAAGAGGTGGCCAAGTCAGCCCTCTACCTCTGCAGCGATCTGGCCTCCGGAGTCACCGGCGAAATCCATTACGTTGATGCCGGCTACAACATCACCGGCATCTGACGAGGCCCTCCCATTCACGAACTCCACGGCAACCTTGCAGGCCTGAAGCAGAGCCAGATTCAGGCGGCAGAACGGCTCTACCGCCGCCGCATTCCGGCTGATGAGCTCTGTTCAGCCGAACTGGCCGGCCGCCTGCTTGAACTCTCTCTTGAACTGCGCCGCCAGATCGGCCTGCTGGTCAACCGCCAGGGCGCCATTGAACTGATCCTGATCGGCACGGAAAAAGGGCTGTTGATCCCTGACCTGAAAGAGTATCCCCTGGGCCGTAAGCGGCTGCGGGGATTACGCCTGATCCACACCCACCTGAAGTCTGAACCGCTGACCGAAGACGACCTGACCGACCTGAAGCTGCTCAGGCTTGACCTGATCGCTGCCCTCTGCCCCCTTGACGGCCGGCGCAGTATTGTGCATCTGGCCCACCTTTCCACCGAACCGGGCGGCATCAGCGTACTTCCTCCGCAACTGCTGGAAAAGGCGGTTGATTACGGCAACGACTTTATCAGTACGCTGGAACGCAGCCTTGACAGGGCGATCCAGACCGAGGCTCCGGCACAGGATGGCCAGGAGCGGGCGATCCTGATCTCGGTCAGGGCCGGTGGTGAACGACGTGAGGTGGATGATTCCCTGGCAGAACTGCAGGAACTGGCCCGCACCGCCGGGGTACAGGTGTTGGACAGTTTTATTCAGCTGCCCCGCAAACTGAACCCCCGCACCCTGATGGGGGAAGGCAAACTGCAGGAAGTGGTGATCCGTGCCCTGCAGCGGGGCGCCACCCTCTTGATCTTTGATCAGGAACTGACGCCGGCCCAGGTCAGAGCCATCTCCACCATGACTGAACTGAAGGTCATCGACCGCAGCCAGCTGATTCTGGATATCTTTGCCGGACGGGCCAAGAGCAGGGACGGCAAGGTACAGGTGGAACTGGCACAACTGAAATACCTGCTGCCCCGCCTGACCGGCCGGGGGGTCCAGATGTCGCGGCTGATGGGCGGCATCGGCGGACGGGGGCCGGGCGAGACCAAGCTCGAGATCGACCGCCGCCGGATCAGGGACCGGATCACCGCGTTGGAACGGGAGCTGCAGGAACTTTCCCGCGACCGGGAACAACGCCGCAGCAGACGGGTACGTTCCGGCGTACCGATCATCTCGATTGTGGGCTACACCAACGCCGGCAAATCCACCCTGCTGAATGCCCTGACCCAAAGCGAGATCTTTACCGAGAACCTGCTGTTCGCCACCCTGGACACCTCCAGCCGCCGCCTGCGTCTGCCCCGCGAACGGGAGGTGATCATCACCGACACGGTCGGTTTCATCCGTTCCCTGCCGGCCTCCCTGATGGGGGCCTTCAAGGCCACCCTGGAAGAGCTGCAGGATGCCGACCTGCTGCTGCACCTGGTGGATGCCTCCAACCCCCGCTTTGAAGCCCAGATTGCCCAGGTCCGCACCATCCTGGCCGAACTGGGACTGGCGGAAAAGCCGGAGCTGGTGGTCTTCAACAAGACCGATCAACTGGAAGGACTCAAGCGCAAAGACACCATTGCCTTCCTGCGGATCGCCCAGGCCAAACGCCGCCATAACGCCATCAGCATCAGCGCGGTTGACCGCAAGTCACTTGCCCCGCTGCTGGACGAACTGAAGCGTAGATTCTGGCCTGATGCGGATGATTCTTTTCAGACACCAACAGACATCCTCTGAAACGCCGACAGGCCGCCCCGATCAGAAGCGGCCTGTATAAGATCTCATCAACGGCTTATTTACCCTACTGCACCACCAGACCGCTTGCCTGCAGGCTGCCGTTGCCGATGGTCAAAACACCTTTGACGGTAACGCTGTCCACCCTGGCAGTACCACCTGTCACGGTCAGGCTGCCGTTCAGGGTGGTGGGCAGGCTGTCCTTGGCACTGAATGCCATGTCGTAACCGCCATTCAGGATAATATCCCTGACAAGGCTGAAGGCCCCGTCAAACTGGCCGCCATAGGCCCGGATCTCATGCCCGGCTGATGCGCTGGCAATAGCTTCTGCAAGGGTGGTGTAGGGAGTGTATGGATTGGTACTCTGGTTTTGGGCCTGATACTGCAGGGTGTAAGTGAACTGATCCGCGCTGCTGGTGGCGCTGGTGCCTCCCGGTGTGGTGACGGTGATATCCACGGTCTGACCAACCAGACCGGTTGGAGAGGTGGCGGTAAGTAGTGTGGCAGAGTTGGTCGTAAAAGCGGTTGCATTTGTAGAGGCAAACTTGACGGCGGTAACGTTGCTCAGGCCGGTACCGGTAATGGTGACAGTGGTTCCGCCATCGGCAAAGCCACTGGATGGGGAGATTCCGGTGACGGTCGGGACAGGGTAGCTGGCAGTTGCGGTCAGCGGCACAGCGGTACTGCCGGCTGCTGTTGTCACGGTTAAGCTGGCGTTTTTAATGCCCACAGAGGTGGGTGCGGCAGTTACCAACACCGTACAGCTTGCACCGGCTGCCAGGGTTGGGGTCAGACTGCTACAGGGCAGGCTGCCGCCAGTTGTCACGCCAAACTGATCAGTATCAGTGCCGCTCAGGGCAATGCCCAAAACAGGCTGGTCGCTTGCAGCGGCATTTTTCACGGTAAACTGATGACCGGGCGAGGCAGAGCCAACAGCCAGATTACCAAAGTCTCCATTACCCAACGTGACCAAAGGACCAACTGCCCAATACTGTCCGGCACGAACTGGCCAGACGTAGGCGCCGTAGCGCATAGTGCCGAGGCCCACAAAGCCGCTGCCTATGTTCACGACCCAGGCGTAGCCTGGGAGGTCCGCGCTGGTACTGGAAGACCAGTAGAGGTAAGCCTGGACGTTAGTAAACCCGGCTGTAGCAAGGGTGTCAGGGCGGTATCCGGCATCAGTGAAAATGCGTAGTTCATCAATGGTTGGCAGATGCCAATCACCGCCCACCGATCCATCACTTAATCCGCAGGCAGATGATGCCAGATTATTGCTCCAGGTCTGTGCGTCGGCCCAATTAAGAGTCCCCGCAGTTTTATCAATCCCCCCTGCTGAAGCGGTACAGTTGGCATTTTGCAGCCAGCGCAGACTGCTGACCGCATCCAGCACCGTACCATCACCCAGATCGATAAAGCGGATCGTCGTCGCAGAGAATGAGGCACTTACTCCACCAATGGTTACGGTTGCAGCCACTTGGGCACCATATGTGCCGGCCGATGTCAGGCGCAGCTTCACCTGGCTGTCAGGGCTGAACGTACCTTGCGCACTGGTCCACTCGCCCCAGGTGGCGCCGTTGTCGCTGGAGAGCGCATACTCGCCGCCACTGACGGTGATAGCAGCGGGAAGATAGAATCCGGTGAGCGTGGCAGGGCTTGATTCGATGCTGGTGTTTATCGGCACGCCGGTCTGTGGAGTAAAACCAAAGGCTGTGGGCGTGCCGTCGTTAAGTGACGTGACCTCCGTCTGTGACAATGTCCGGTTGTACCAGCCCACTTCATCCAGCAGGCCATTAAAATAGGCCTCACCCCCTGCCAAATAGGGAGCAGTATCAGGGTCATAGCCCAGGTATAAGGTGCCCGTGCCATCCCCCACATCTCCGGCAGCCGCTATGCTTGCATCCTGCACGCCGTTCAAATAGATCTTCATATTCGCGCCGTCATAGGTCGCCACGACATGGGTCCATACACCGGGTGTCAGCGCCGTGGCTGATGTCACACCTGAACTGGCGGTTGTGCCAAACAGAAAATACGACACCTTGCCATCAGAATCGATGGAGACCTTTTTGTATTCGTACCCATTTGTCCATTTGCTGACCAGATGGTAGCTTTTGCCGGCAGTTGACAATGCATTAGGTTTGACCCAGAAGGCTATCGAGTGATTGCCAAAGATATCCAGGGATGATGCATGCGGCACAGAGACATACTGCGCCGTGCTGCCATCAAAGCTGAACGCCTGCCCCACTCTGCCTGGCGCATAGGTAACACCGTGCAGCGTACCGGTATTGCTGCCCACGCTGTCATTGGCGTTGTTCTCCGCCCGCCACCAGGAGACATTAGGATCAAAGGTTTGTATAACCTGAGCGACACCACTGCCGGTCAGGGCAATATCCTTGTTTAACATCGTAGCATCGTTTGAATTAATATGCAGAGTTGTGGATTTTGTCCCAACACTGGTCGGGCTGAATGAAACCGAGACCGTGCAGCTGACACCAGGCGCTAATGTTTGCATAGCCCCGCAGGTGCCGCTGTTCAAGCTAAACATGCCACTATCACTGCCGGTAAGGGCAATGTTGCTGATGACCAGATTATCCACCGTAGAGCTGTTGCTGATTGAGAATATCTGACCTGCTGACGTTGTGCGAGTAGTTACATCACCAAAGTTCAGAGAGGAAGGCGTCACTGAAAGAGTCTGATAGAACCACTGCCCGTTACGGACGGGCCATAAATAATGGCTATGAATGCTAACGTCGTATGACCAGTAGTTATTTAATTGCATGGGCGCGTACCAGACGTAGACTGATTCATAGGTACTTGATGTCCAGTACCCGCTTGAGATGACGGTATTATTGAATGTCAGATTAAGGGTGACAGCAGGAGTGTCGCTGATGGAGTAAATGGTATTCAGCTCATCCTTGGTTGGCAGATGCCAGTCACCGGCAACCGAGCCATCGTTCAACCCGCATGTTGGTGACGCCAGATTGTTGGCTAATGAAATTGCATTATTCCAATCCTGTTGCATATAACAGCTGGCATTCTTCAGCCAGCGCAGGTGGCTGGTGGTATCAAGCACCGTGCCATCCCCCAGATCAACAAAACGGTCCAGTGACCAGGCCTGGCTACTGCACAGCAGCAGTATTGAAAACAGCAGCACCACCATCAGTTTAAATTGTCGCATACACAAACTCCTTGAAGAGGGTGTGACCCACAACTGTCTTTTCAGATTTTCGTGTCCCCTACTGCACCACCAGACCGCTTGCCTGCAGGCTGCCGTTGCCGATAGTCAAAACACCTTTGACGGTAACGCTGTCCACCCTGGCAGTACCACCTGTCACGGTCAGGCTGCCGTTCAGGGTGGTGGGCAGGCTGTCCTTGGCACTGAATGCCATGTTGTAGCCGCCATTCAGGATGATATCCCTGACAAGACTCAAGGCTCCATCAAACTGACTGCCATAGGCCCGGATCTCATGCCCGGCTGATGCGCTTGAGACCGCTTCGGCAAGGGTGGTGTAGGGAGTGTATGGATTGGTGCTCTGGTTTTGAGCCTGATACTGTAGGATATAGCTGAACTGATCTGCGCTGCTGGTGGCGCTGGTGCCGCCAGGTGTGGTGACGGTAACATCCACGGTCTGTCCGACCAGACCGGCAGGCGATGTGGCAGTAACCTGGGTATCTGAACCAGTAGAGAAACTTGCAGCATCTGTTGCACCAAACTTAACGGCAGTGGCCCCGCTGAAATTGGTACCGTTGATGGTGACTGAGGTACCGCCGGAAGCAAAGCCGCTGGATGGTGAGATGCCGGTAACGGTTGGCGTCAATGCCAGACCGGCTGCTCCGGCATTGTAGATGCTCTGGATTTCAGTGGCGCTCAGGGAACGGTTAAAGATCTGCACTTCATCCATCAGGCCTGAGTAAATGCCACCATTGGATTCGGCAGCCCATTTACCCATCTCCAGCGGGCCACTGTTATCCAGATTCCAGCCGCTATCTATCATGGAACTATTCTCAACCCCGTCAAGGTACATGCGATATTTCCGGGACGAAGTACCCACCGGATCTCTGCTGACGGCAATATGGTGCCATTTCCCGTCATTCACGGCCACATTGGACGACATGCTGACACTGGCGGCTATTTCAAAGGTTACAGCACCGGCAACAGGGCCGTTAAGTGCCAGTGAATACCAGTTACCGCTGGTTGCACGCTTGGTGACCAGACGTTTCCAGGTATATTGGGCGGATGGAAGGGTTGTCTTGATCCAGGTGGCAATGGCAAAGTCGTTGGTGCCAAAGTTAAGTGAGGCACTGCTGGGCGCATCAACGTATTCAGTGGCAGCTCCGCTGAAGCTGAAGGCCTGGCCGACCTTGCCGGTTGCAAAGGCAAAACTTGAGGCACTGTGAAGTGTGCCGTTGTTTGCCCCCAGGGCATCCAGCCCGTTATTTTCACCGCGCCACCAGGAGACCAGCCCTGATGGTGGCGCAATGGGAGGTGTCCACTTTGCGTACAGGATAGTTGGTGCGGCAATGCTGAAGGTTGCGCCGGGCTGATAGCTGACGCCGCTGCCGTCAGCAGCTGTGTTCCAGCCATTAAAGGCGTAGCCGCTTTTTGCCAGTACGCCGCTGTTATCCAAAACCGTAGCTGTGGCGTTCAGGGCATAGCCGGTGCTGTCAAGTGGCACACTGCCGCTGCTGTTGCCATTGCCGTTGTAGGTTACCGACAACGCTGCGCCGGTGGCGCTCAACGGGACGTTCAGACTCAGTCCAGCTGAAGTAACGGTCAGGTTGGCGCTTTTGCTGCTAATGGTTGTTGGTTTGGCACTGATCAGCACGGTACAACCTGCACCGCCGGCCAGAGTGAGCGAGGTAAGGCTGCTGCAGGGGTTTGTTCCACCAGTGGCAAGCGTAAACTGCCCGGAATCCGTTCCGCTTAAGGAGATTGAAGTAACAGACAGCGGATTTGCACCGTTGTTTTTCAACGTAAACGGATGGCCGGATGATGTAGAGCCGACAGGCACACTCCCGAAATCAGAGTTTCCTGAAATAACCAAAGAATCCAATAACCAGTACTGTCCGGAGCGCACAGGCCAAACACGGGAAGCGTTGAACTTGGGGTCGCAATACGAGTTGCCGTCGGTTAATTTCACGTCCCAGGCCAAATTCGAATTATTTATGTAGGAACTGGAGGACCAGTACCAATAAGCCTGAACATCAGCAAACCCTGCTGCATTAAGTGTGTCGTAGCGGAGGCTGTCCGGTGCAGCAACCAGGGTTTGCAGCTCTTCAATGGTGGGCAGGTGCCAGTCACCGGCCATTGTTCCATCCGTCAACCCGCAGGCAGGCGCTGCCAGGCTAGCTGCAGATGAGATAGCTGCATCCCACTTCTGCGTCCCCAAACAACCGGCATTTTTTAACCAGCGCAGGCTGCTGCTGGTGTCCAGCATGGTGCCATCGTTCAGATCAATAAAGCGGGGCAACGCCCAACCGGCGCTGCCGGCATTGTAGATGTTTGCTATCTCTGTGGCGGACAGGGCGCTGTTGAACCAGCCCAGCTCATCAAGCTGCCCGTTGAAATTGGCACCGGAATAGCTGGCTGCGATCAGAGGATTGTAGCCCAGGTACAAGGTGCCGCTGCTGTCCCAAACATCGTTGCTGGCAGACACGCCGGCATTCAGTGCCCCGTTGATATAGATCTTCATATTTGCGCCATCATAGGTTGCCGCAACATGGGTCCAGACGCCTGTTTGCAGGGCAGCGGTTGTGGTGACACCGGAACCGGCGGTCGTGCCGTGTAGGTAGTAGAAAACCTTTCCGTCGGCATTGATGTTGATCTGCTTGTGTTCTGCGGCATTGGCCCACTTACTGACCACATAGTACGCTTTACCGGCAGGAGGCAGCGTGGTGAGCTTGACCCAAAAGGAGACGGAATGGGTGCCGTAGATATTCAGGGATGAAGAGGAGGGCACGCTAACATACTGGGCTGTGCTGCCCTCAAAATTAAAGGCCTGCCCCACCAATCCGGGGACATAGGTAACACCGCCCTGTAACGTGCCGTTGTTTCTCCCCTGGGTGTCGTTTGGGTTC
Above is a window of Trichlorobacter lovleyi SZ DNA encoding:
- a CDS encoding LamG-like jellyroll fold domain-containing protein; this encodes MLRQLKLMLVLLFSTLLFCSPAWSLDRFIDLNDGTMLDTSSSLRWLKKANCIHTRWDIAVWGAATLAAPSCGLTDRSVAGDWHLPSTDELQTLVADNYRADSLTTAGFDSVQNELYWSSSSFEGTNTAWGVHMYDGSVRATSKEFPLYGLPVRSGQYWSLNPLVIFGIVDFGSMHVGSVSSNHQFTLKNSALTSQLISSIVLSGADPGQFVLSTGDVTPCSSLTSLTLAAGASCNVVVTAKPTSAGSKSANLTFIANGASTDATLSVTGVAAVTYNSNGSTSGVVPTDSQGYLSGATVTVLANSGTLAKTGYIFNGWNTATDGSGTSYQPGATFSYAAPVTLYAKWSVPTAPPAGLVSWWRGEGNPNDTQGRNNGTLQGGVTYVPGLVGQAFNFEGSTAQYVSVPSSSSLNIYGTHSVSFWVKLTTLPPAGKAYYVVSKWANAAEHKQININADGKVFYYLHGTTAGSGVTTTAALQTGVWTHVAATYDGANMKIYINGALNAGVSASNDVWDSSGTLYLGYNPLIAASYSGANFNGQLDELGWFNSALSATEIANIYNAGSAGWALPRFIDLNDGTMLDTSSSLRWLKNAGCLGTQKWDAAISSAASLAAPACGLTDGTMAGDWHLPTIEELQTLVAAPDSLRYDTLNAAGFADVQAYWYWSSSSYINNSNLAWDVKLTDGNSYCDPKFNASRVWPVRSGQYWLLDSLVISGNSDFGSVPVGSTSSGHPFTLKNNGANPLSVTSISLSGTDSGQFTLATGGTNPCSSLTSLTLAGGAGCTVLISAKPTTISSKSANLTVTSAGLSLNVPLSATGAALSVTYNGNGNSSGSVPLDSTGYALNATATVLDNSGVLAKSGYAFNGWNTAADGSGVSYQPGATFSIAAPTILYAKWTPPIAPPSGLVSWWRGENNGLDALGANNGTLHSASSFAFATGKVGQAFSFSGAATEYVDAPSSASLNFGTNDFAIATWIKTTLPSAQYTWKRLVTKRATSGNWYSLALNGPVAGAVTFEIAASVSMSSNVAVNDGKWHHIAVSRDPVGTSSRKYRMYLDGVENSSMIDSGWNLDNSGPLEMGKWAAESNGGIYSGLMDEVQIFNRSLSATEIQSIYNAGAAGLALTPTVTGISPSSGFASGGTSVTINGTNFSGATAVKFGATDAASFSTGSDTQVTATSPAGLVGQTVDVTVTTPGGTSATSSADQFSYILQYQAQNQSTNPYTPYTTLAEAVSSASAGHEIRAYGSQFDGALSLVRDIILNGGYNMAFSAKDSLPTTLNGSLTVTGGTARVDSVTVKGVLTIGNGSLQASGLVVQ
- a CDS encoding enoyl-ACP reductase FabI; amino-acid sequence: MGLLNGKKALILGVANEKSIAWAMAKLFQAEGAELMLTYAGEAIEKRVRPLAESIGAIVAPCNVTSDEEIAALMELAQQRWGGIDILIHSVAFADKEELKGTILSTTRAGFATALDISAYSLIGLLKAAQPLMTGRNACALAMSYYGAEKVFPNYNVMGVAKAALEASVRYLSAGMGEDNIRVNAISAGPIKTLAAAGVNGFNQILNTVEERAPLHRNITQEEVAKSALYLCSDLASGVTGEIHYVDAGYNITGI
- the hflX gene encoding GTPase HflX; translated protein: MHELHGNLAGLKQSQIQAAERLYRRRIPADELCSAELAGRLLELSLELRRQIGLLVNRQGAIELILIGTEKGLLIPDLKEYPLGRKRLRGLRLIHTHLKSEPLTEDDLTDLKLLRLDLIAALCPLDGRRSIVHLAHLSTEPGGISVLPPQLLEKAVDYGNDFISTLERSLDRAIQTEAPAQDGQERAILISVRAGGERREVDDSLAELQELARTAGVQVLDSFIQLPRKLNPRTLMGEGKLQEVVIRALQRGATLLIFDQELTPAQVRAISTMTELKVIDRSQLILDIFAGRAKSRDGKVQVELAQLKYLLPRLTGRGVQMSRLMGGIGGRGPGETKLEIDRRRIRDRITALERELQELSRDREQRRSRRVRSGVPIISIVGYTNAGKSTLLNALTQSEIFTENLLFATLDTSSRRLRLPREREVIITDTVGFIRSLPASLMGAFKATLEELQDADLLLHLVDASNPRFEAQIAQVRTILAELGLAEKPELVVFNKTDQLEGLKRKDTIAFLRIAQAKRRHNAISISAVDRKSLAPLLDELKRRFWPDADDSFQTPTDIL
- a CDS encoding Lcl domain-containing protein, whose amino-acid sequence is MRQFKLMVVLLFSILLLCSSQAWSLDRFVDLGDGTVLDTTSHLRWLKNASCYMQQDWNNAISLANNLASPTCGLNDGSVAGDWHLPTKDELNTIYSISDTPAVTLNLTFNNTVISSGYWTSSTYESVYVWYAPMQLNNYWSYDVSIHSHYLWPVRNGQWFYQTLSVTPSSLNFGDVTTRTTSAGQIFSISNSSTVDNLVISNIALTGSDSGMFSLNSGTCGAMQTLAPGVSCTVSVSFSPTSVGTKSTTLHINSNDATMLNKDIALTGSGVAQVIQTFDPNVSWWRAENNANDSVGSNTGTLHGVTYAPGRVGQAFSFDGSTAQYVSVPHASSLDIFGNHSIAFWVKPNALSTAGKSYHLVSKWTNGYEYKKVSIDSDGKVSYFLFGTTASSGVTSATALTPGVWTHVVATYDGANMKIYLNGVQDASIAAAGDVGDGTGTLYLGYDPDTAPYLAGGEAYFNGLLDEVGWYNRTLSQTEVTSLNDGTPTAFGFTPQTGVPINTSIESSPATLTGFYLPAAITVSGGEYALSSDNGATWGEWTSAQGTFSPDSQVKLRLTSAGTYGAQVAATVTIGGVSASFSATTIRFIDLGDGTVLDAVSSLRWLQNANCTASAGGIDKTAGTLNWADAQTWSNNLASSACGLSDGSVGGDWHLPTIDELRIFTDAGYRPDTLATAGFTNVQAYLYWSSSTSADLPGYAWVVNIGSGFVGLGTMRYGAYVWPVRAGQYWAVGPLVTLGNGDFGNLAVGSASPGHQFTVKNAAASDQPVLGIALSGTDTDQFGVTTGGSLPCSSLTPTLAAGASCTVLVTAAPTSVGIKNASLTVTTAAGSTAVPLTATASYPVPTVTGISPSSGFADGGTTVTITGTGLSNVTAVKFASTNATAFTTNSATLLTATSPTGLVGQTVDITVTTPGGTSATSSADQFTYTLQYQAQNQSTNPYTPYTTLAEAIASASAGHEIRAYGGQFDGAFSLVRDIILNGGYDMAFSAKDSLPTTLNGSLTVTGGTARVDSVTVKGVLTIGNGSLQASGLVVQ